One region of Populus trichocarpa isolate Nisqually-1 chromosome 4, P.trichocarpa_v4.1, whole genome shotgun sequence genomic DNA includes:
- the LOC18098173 gene encoding 3-hydroxy-3-methylglutaryl-coenzyme A reductase 1, with protein MEGTRRRSTKSIHDHKLVDHDESSAVIGPKASDALPLPLYITNALFFTVFFSVVYFLLTRWREKIRNSTPLHLLTLSEIASIFAFITSFIYMLGFFGIDFVQSLILRPSPDVWAAHDDEEDEEDLLKEDACIVPCGQALDCTAPPPQKLTVDPIVVVPSPPLKPKAVDEVPFPTTLTEEDEEIINSVVAGKTPSYSLESKLGDCKRAAAIRREALQRITSKSLSGLPLEGFDYESILGQCCEMPVGYVQIPVGIAGPLLLDGKEYSVPMATTEGCLVASTNRGCKAIHVCGGATSVLLRDAMTRAPVVRFGTAKRAAQLKLYLEDPANFEAVSTAFNKSSRFGRLQNIKCALAGKNLYMRFSCSTGDAMGMNMVSKGVQNVLDFVQNDFPDMDVLGISGNYCSDKKPAAVNWIEGRGKSVVCEAIIKGDVVRKVLKTNVNTLVELNMLKNLTGSAMAGALGGFNAHASNIVSAIYIATGQDPAQNVESSHCITMMEPLNGGEDLHVSVTMPSIEVGTVGGGTQLASQSACLNLLGVKGACKETPGANARLLASIVAGSVLAGELSLMSAIAAGQLVQSHMQYNRANKDVAKVSS; from the exons ATGGAGGGGACTCGCCGGCGATCGACCAAATCCATTCATGATCACAAATTAGTTGATCACGACGAAAGCAGTGCAGTGATTGGCCCAAAAGCATCCGATGCATTACCCCTTCCTTTATATATAACCAATGCTCTCTTCTTCACCGTATTCTTTTCCGTTGTTTATTTCTTGCTTACTCGCTGGCGTGAGAAGATTCGCAATTCCACTCCTCTTCATCTTCTCACTCTCTCTGAAATCGCTTCTATTTTTGCCTTTATTACATCTTTCATTTATATGCTTGGTTTCTTCGGCATCGACTTCGTTCAGTCCCTTATTCTCCGTCCTTCTCCTGATGTCTGGGCTGCCCACGATGAcgaggaagatgaagaagatcTTCTCAAAGAAGATGCCTGTATAGTTCCCTGCGGACAGGCTCTTGATTGCACTGCACCACCACCGCAAAAACTCACTGTGGACCCGATTGTTGTTGTGCCTTCTCCTCCGCTCAAGCCCAAGGCGGTCGATGAAGTCCCATTTCCAACCACTTTAactgaagaagatgaagaaattatcaACTCCGTGGTGGCTGGAAAAACTCCATCTTATTCACTCGAGTCTAAATTGGGGGATTGCAAGCGTGCTGCGGCAATAAGGCGTGAGGCTTTGCAGAGGATTACTTCCAAGTCTTTGTCAGGGTTACCCCTGGAGGGTTTTGATTACGAGTCGATTTTGGGGCAGTGCTGTGAGATGCCAGTTGGGTACGTGCAGATTCCTGTAGGGATTGCTGGGCCTTTGTTGCTTGATGGGAAGGAGTACTCTGTTCCAATGGCTACAACTGAAGGGTGCTTGGTGGCTAGTACGAATAGGGGTTGTAAGGCAATTCATGTGTGTGGTGGTGCTACAAGTGTTTTGTTGAGGGATGCCATGACAAGAGCACCTGTTGTGAGGTTTGGAACTGCTAAAAGAGCTGCTCAATTGAAGCTATACTTGGAGGATCCTGCTAATTTTGAGGCTGTGTCCACGGCTTTTAACAAGTCTAGCAGATTTGGCAGGCTTCAGAATATTAAGTGTGCTCTCGCTGGAAAGAATCTTTACATGAGATTCTCCTGCAGCACTGGTGATGCTATGGGCATGAACATGGTTTCTAAAGGTGTTCAGAATGTCTTGGACTTTGTCCAGAATGATTTCCCTGATATGGATGTTCTTGGCATCTCTG GAAACTACTGTTCTGATAAGAAGCCTGCCGCTGTCAACTGGATTGAAGGAAGAGGCAAGTCAGTGGTGTGTGAGGCAATCATCAAGGGTGATGTGGTGAGGAAAGTCTTGAAGACTAACGTGAATACCTTGGTGGAACTTAATATGCTCAAGAACCTTACTGGTTCTGCCATGGCTGGAGCTCTCGGAGGCTTCAACGCTCATGCCAGTAACATTGTTTCTGCTATCTATATTGCCACTGGCCAAGATCCTGCACAGAACGTGGAGAGTTCTCACTGCATTACTATGATGGAACCTCTTAACGGCGGAGAGGATCTTCATGTCTCAGTCACTATGCCTTCCATTGAG GTTGGTACTGTTGGAGGAGGTACCCAGCTTGCATCTCAATCAGCATGCTTGAACCTGCTCGGAGTGAAGGGTGCTTGCAAAGAGACACCTGGAGCCAACGCAAGGCTGCTAGCCAGCATTGTAGCTGGTTCTGTTCTTGCTGGAGAGCTTTCCCTCATGTCCGCTATTGCAGCTGGACAACTTGTCCAAAGCCACATGCAATATAACCGGGCAAACAAGGATGTTGCCAAGGTTTCTTCATAA